A stretch of Manis javanica isolate MJ-LG chromosome 1, MJ_LKY, whole genome shotgun sequence DNA encodes these proteins:
- the UCN gene encoding urocortin, producing MKQALLMALLLLAALRPGSSQWSPGAAAARVQDPSLRWSPGVRNQGGGARALLLLLAERFPHRAGLDRWGARTAGERPRRDDPPLSIDLTFHLLRTLLELARTQSQRERAEQNRIIFDSVGK from the coding sequence ATGAAGCAGGCGCTGCTGATGGCGCTGCTGCTCCTGGCGGCGCTGCGCCCGGGGAGCAGCCAGTGGAgcccgggggcggcggcggcccggGTGCAGGACCCGAGTCTGCGCTGGAGTCCCGGGGTGAGGAACCAGGGAGGCGGCGCCCGCGCGCTCCTCTTGCTGCTGGCAGAGCGCTTCCCGCACCGCGCGGGGCTCGACCGATGGGGAGCCCGGACTGCTGGCGAGCGGCCGCGACGGGACGACCCCCCGCTGTCCATAGACCTCACCTTCCACCTGCTGCGGACCCTGTTGGAGCTGGCGCGGACGCAGAGCCAACGGGAGCGCGCCGAGCAGAACCGTATCATATTCGACTCAGTGGGCAAGTGA
- the TRIM54 gene encoding tripartite motif-containing protein 54 isoform X4: MNFTVGFKPLLGDAHSMDNLEKQLICPICLEMFSKPVVILPCQHNLCRKCANDVFQASNPLWQSRGSTTVSSGGRFRCPSCRHEVVLDRHGVYGLQRNLLVENIIDIYKQESSRPLHSKAEQHLMCEEHEEEKINIYCLSCEVPTCSLCKVFGAHKDCEVAPLPTIYKRQKDNSRRQKQLLNQKFEALCAVLEERKRELLQALAREQEEKLQRVRGLIRQYGDHLEASSKLVESAIQSMEEPQMALYLQQAKELINKVGTMSKVELAGRPEPGYESMEQFAVSVEHVADMLRTINFQSGAAGEEEDEEVALDGEEGSAGPAEERTDGPEGTGLH; the protein is encoded by the exons ATGAACTTCACGGTGGGCTTCAAGCCGCTGCTAGGGGATGCACACAGCATGGACAACCTGGAGAAGCAGCTCATCTGCCCCATCTGCCTGGAGATGTTCTCCAAACCGGTGGTGATCCTGCCCTGCCAGCACAACCTGTGCCGCAAGTGCGCCAACGACGTCTTCCAG GCCTCAAACCCTCTGTGGCAATCTCGGGGCTCCACCACTGTGTCTTCAGGAGGCCGTTTCCGCTGCCCATCTTGCAGGCATGAGGTTGTCCTGGACCGACATGGAGTCTACGGCCTGCAGCGAAACCTGCTAGTGGAGAACATTATTGACATTTACAAGCAAGAGTCTTCCCG GCCATTGCACTCCAAAGCCGAGCAGCACCTCATGTGTGAGGAGCATGAAGAGGAGAAGATCAACATCTACTGCCTAAGCTGTGAAGTGCCCACCTGCTCTCTCTGCAAGGTCTTTGGTGCCCACAAGGACTGTGAGGTGGCCCCACTGCCTACCATTTATAAACGCCAGAAG GACAACAGCCGGAGGCAGAAGCAGCTGCTAAACCAGAAGTTTGAGGCCTTGTGCGCAGTGCTGGAAGAGCGTAAGCGTGAACTGCTACAGGCACTGGCCCGGGAGCAGGAGGAGAAGCTGCAGCGTGTCAGGGGCCTCATCCGTCAGTATGGAGACCACCTGGAGGCCTCCTCTAAGCTCGTGGAGTCGGCCATACAGTCCATGGAAGAGCCGCAGATGGCCCTCTACCTCCAG CAGGCCAAGGAGCTGATCAATAA GGTCGGGACAATGTCGAAAGTGGAACTGGCCGGACGGCCAGAACCAGGCTATGAAAGCATGGAGCAGTTTGCCGTGAGCGTGGAGCACGTGGCCGACATGCTGAGGACCATCAACTTCCAGTCGG GCGCCGCCGGGGAGGAAGAGGATGAGGAGGTAGCACTGGACGGGGAGGAGGGCAGCGCAGGGCCAGCGGAAGAGCGGACGGACGGACCCGAAG GCACAGGCCTGCACTGA
- the TRIM54 gene encoding tripartite motif-containing protein 54 isoform X1, whose amino-acid sequence MNFTVGFKPLLGDAHSMDNLEKQLICPICLEMFSKPVVILPCQHNLCRKCANDVFQASNPLWQSRGSTTVSSGGRFRCPSCRHEVVLDRHGVYGLQRNLLVENIIDIYKQESSRPLHSKAEQHLMCEEHEEEKINIYCLSCEVPTCSLCKVFGAHKDCEVAPLPTIYKRQKSELSDGIAMLVAGNDRVQAVITQMEEVCQTIEDNSRRQKQLLNQKFEALCAVLEERKRELLQALAREQEEKLQRVRGLIRQYGDHLEASSKLVESAIQSMEEPQMALYLQQAKELINKVGTMSKVELAGRPEPGYESMEQFAVSVEHVADMLRTINFQSGAAGEEEDEEVALDGEEGSAGPAEERTDGPEGTGLH is encoded by the exons ATGAACTTCACGGTGGGCTTCAAGCCGCTGCTAGGGGATGCACACAGCATGGACAACCTGGAGAAGCAGCTCATCTGCCCCATCTGCCTGGAGATGTTCTCCAAACCGGTGGTGATCCTGCCCTGCCAGCACAACCTGTGCCGCAAGTGCGCCAACGACGTCTTCCAG GCCTCAAACCCTCTGTGGCAATCTCGGGGCTCCACCACTGTGTCTTCAGGAGGCCGTTTCCGCTGCCCATCTTGCAGGCATGAGGTTGTCCTGGACCGACATGGAGTCTACGGCCTGCAGCGAAACCTGCTAGTGGAGAACATTATTGACATTTACAAGCAAGAGTCTTCCCG GCCATTGCACTCCAAAGCCGAGCAGCACCTCATGTGTGAGGAGCATGAAGAGGAGAAGATCAACATCTACTGCCTAAGCTGTGAAGTGCCCACCTGCTCTCTCTGCAAGGTCTTTGGTGCCCACAAGGACTGTGAGGTGGCCCCACTGCCTACCATTTATAAACGCCAGAAG AGTGAGCTCAGTGATGGCATCGCAATGCTGGTAGCAGGCAATGACCGTGTACAAGCAGTGATCACACAGATGGAGGAGGTGTGCCAGACCATTGAG GACAACAGCCGGAGGCAGAAGCAGCTGCTAAACCAGAAGTTTGAGGCCTTGTGCGCAGTGCTGGAAGAGCGTAAGCGTGAACTGCTACAGGCACTGGCCCGGGAGCAGGAGGAGAAGCTGCAGCGTGTCAGGGGCCTCATCCGTCAGTATGGAGACCACCTGGAGGCCTCCTCTAAGCTCGTGGAGTCGGCCATACAGTCCATGGAAGAGCCGCAGATGGCCCTCTACCTCCAG CAGGCCAAGGAGCTGATCAATAA GGTCGGGACAATGTCGAAAGTGGAACTGGCCGGACGGCCAGAACCAGGCTATGAAAGCATGGAGCAGTTTGCCGTGAGCGTGGAGCACGTGGCCGACATGCTGAGGACCATCAACTTCCAGTCGG GCGCCGCCGGGGAGGAAGAGGATGAGGAGGTAGCACTGGACGGGGAGGAGGGCAGCGCAGGGCCAGCGGAAGAGCGGACGGACGGACCCGAAG GCACAGGCCTGCACTGA
- the TRIM54 gene encoding tripartite motif-containing protein 54 isoform X2, with protein MNFTVGFKPLLGDAHSMDNLEKQLICPICLEMFSKPVVILPCQHNLCRKCANDVFQASNPLWQSRGSTTVSSGGRFRCPSCRHEVVLDRHGVYGLQRNLLVENIIDIYKQESSRPLHSKAEQHLMCEEHEEEKINIYCLSCEVPTCSLCKVFGAHKDCEVAPLPTIYKRQKSELSDGIAMLVAGNDRVQAVITQMEEVCQTIEDNSRRQKQLLNQKFEALCAVLEERKRELLQALAREQEEKLQRVRGLIRQYGDHLEASSKLVESAIQSMEEPQMALYLQAKELINKVGTMSKVELAGRPEPGYESMEQFAVSVEHVADMLRTINFQSGAAGEEEDEEVALDGEEGSAGPAEERTDGPEGTGLH; from the exons ATGAACTTCACGGTGGGCTTCAAGCCGCTGCTAGGGGATGCACACAGCATGGACAACCTGGAGAAGCAGCTCATCTGCCCCATCTGCCTGGAGATGTTCTCCAAACCGGTGGTGATCCTGCCCTGCCAGCACAACCTGTGCCGCAAGTGCGCCAACGACGTCTTCCAG GCCTCAAACCCTCTGTGGCAATCTCGGGGCTCCACCACTGTGTCTTCAGGAGGCCGTTTCCGCTGCCCATCTTGCAGGCATGAGGTTGTCCTGGACCGACATGGAGTCTACGGCCTGCAGCGAAACCTGCTAGTGGAGAACATTATTGACATTTACAAGCAAGAGTCTTCCCG GCCATTGCACTCCAAAGCCGAGCAGCACCTCATGTGTGAGGAGCATGAAGAGGAGAAGATCAACATCTACTGCCTAAGCTGTGAAGTGCCCACCTGCTCTCTCTGCAAGGTCTTTGGTGCCCACAAGGACTGTGAGGTGGCCCCACTGCCTACCATTTATAAACGCCAGAAG AGTGAGCTCAGTGATGGCATCGCAATGCTGGTAGCAGGCAATGACCGTGTACAAGCAGTGATCACACAGATGGAGGAGGTGTGCCAGACCATTGAG GACAACAGCCGGAGGCAGAAGCAGCTGCTAAACCAGAAGTTTGAGGCCTTGTGCGCAGTGCTGGAAGAGCGTAAGCGTGAACTGCTACAGGCACTGGCCCGGGAGCAGGAGGAGAAGCTGCAGCGTGTCAGGGGCCTCATCCGTCAGTATGGAGACCACCTGGAGGCCTCCTCTAAGCTCGTGGAGTCGGCCATACAGTCCATGGAAGAGCCGCAGATGGCCCTCTACCTCCAG GCCAAGGAGCTGATCAATAA GGTCGGGACAATGTCGAAAGTGGAACTGGCCGGACGGCCAGAACCAGGCTATGAAAGCATGGAGCAGTTTGCCGTGAGCGTGGAGCACGTGGCCGACATGCTGAGGACCATCAACTTCCAGTCGG GCGCCGCCGGGGAGGAAGAGGATGAGGAGGTAGCACTGGACGGGGAGGAGGGCAGCGCAGGGCCAGCGGAAGAGCGGACGGACGGACCCGAAG GCACAGGCCTGCACTGA
- the TRIM54 gene encoding tripartite motif-containing protein 54 isoform X3, producing the protein MNFTVGFKPLLGDAHSMDNLEKQLICPICLEMFSKPVVILPCQHNLCRKCANDVFQASNPLWQSRGSTTVSSGGRFRCPSCRHEVVLDRHGVYGLQRNLLVENIIDIYKQESSRPLHSKAEQHLMCEEHEEEKINIYCLSCEVPTCSLCKVFGAHKDCEVAPLPTIYKRQKSELSDGIAMLVAGNDRVQAVITQMEEVCQTIEDNSRRQKQLLNQKFEALCAVLEERKRELLQALAREQEEKLQRVRGLIRQYGDHLEASSKLVESAIQSMEEPQMALYLQQAKELINKVGTMSKVELAGRPEPGYESMEQFAVSVEHVADMLRTINFQSGTGLH; encoded by the exons ATGAACTTCACGGTGGGCTTCAAGCCGCTGCTAGGGGATGCACACAGCATGGACAACCTGGAGAAGCAGCTCATCTGCCCCATCTGCCTGGAGATGTTCTCCAAACCGGTGGTGATCCTGCCCTGCCAGCACAACCTGTGCCGCAAGTGCGCCAACGACGTCTTCCAG GCCTCAAACCCTCTGTGGCAATCTCGGGGCTCCACCACTGTGTCTTCAGGAGGCCGTTTCCGCTGCCCATCTTGCAGGCATGAGGTTGTCCTGGACCGACATGGAGTCTACGGCCTGCAGCGAAACCTGCTAGTGGAGAACATTATTGACATTTACAAGCAAGAGTCTTCCCG GCCATTGCACTCCAAAGCCGAGCAGCACCTCATGTGTGAGGAGCATGAAGAGGAGAAGATCAACATCTACTGCCTAAGCTGTGAAGTGCCCACCTGCTCTCTCTGCAAGGTCTTTGGTGCCCACAAGGACTGTGAGGTGGCCCCACTGCCTACCATTTATAAACGCCAGAAG AGTGAGCTCAGTGATGGCATCGCAATGCTGGTAGCAGGCAATGACCGTGTACAAGCAGTGATCACACAGATGGAGGAGGTGTGCCAGACCATTGAG GACAACAGCCGGAGGCAGAAGCAGCTGCTAAACCAGAAGTTTGAGGCCTTGTGCGCAGTGCTGGAAGAGCGTAAGCGTGAACTGCTACAGGCACTGGCCCGGGAGCAGGAGGAGAAGCTGCAGCGTGTCAGGGGCCTCATCCGTCAGTATGGAGACCACCTGGAGGCCTCCTCTAAGCTCGTGGAGTCGGCCATACAGTCCATGGAAGAGCCGCAGATGGCCCTCTACCTCCAG CAGGCCAAGGAGCTGATCAATAA GGTCGGGACAATGTCGAAAGTGGAACTGGCCGGACGGCCAGAACCAGGCTATGAAAGCATGGAGCAGTTTGCCGTGAGCGTGGAGCACGTGGCCGACATGCTGAGGACCATCAACTTCCAGTCGG GCACAGGCCTGCACTGA
- the DNAJC5G gene encoding LOW QUALITY PROTEIN: dnaJ homolog subfamily C member 5G (The sequence of the model RefSeq protein was modified relative to this genomic sequence to represent the inferred CDS: substituted 1 base at 1 genomic stop codon): MSHVDEAAHQLSKSGITLYAMLEHKKGASPEDIKKAYRRLALKYHPDKNPGDVQXAEIFKEINTAHSILSDSKKQKIYDCHGSLGVYIHDHFGEEGVRYYFMMNSCWFKALVLLCTPLTCCCCCFCCCLCCGVLRPPLEEAAGRVCLQHTRRQPSRAGETPTQPLRQDMLT, from the exons ATGTCTCATGTGGATGAAGCAGCCCACCAGCTGTCCAAAAGTGGGATCACCCTCTATGCAATGCTGGAGCATAAGAAGGGTGCCTCACCTGAAGACATCAAAAAGGCCTACAG GAGACTGGCTTTAAAGTATCATCCAGACAAGAATCCAGGGGACGTTCAATAAGCAGAAATATTCAAAGAGATCAACACAGCTCACTCCATACTGAGTGACTctaagaagcagaaaatctacgACTGTCACGGCTCACTGGGAGTATATATACATGATCACTTTGGTGAAGAAGGCGTCAGATACTATTTTATGATGAATAGTTGCTGGTTCAAG GCACTGGTGCTCCTGTGTACGCCGctcacctgctgctgctgctgcttctgttgCTGCCTGTGCTGTGGGGTCCTCAGGCCACCCCTCGAGGAGGCTGCAGGCAGGGTGTGCCTGCAGCACACCAGGCGACAGCCTTCAAGGGCAGGTGAGACCCCTACACAGCCGCTGAGGCAAGACATGCTCACTTGA